Proteins found in one Roseinatronobacter sp. S2 genomic segment:
- a CDS encoding MFS transporter, whose amino-acid sequence MQVSDLFRFKNPEIKALHLTWIAFFMSFYVWFNMAPLASSMLASVDWLTRDDIRLFAIANVALTIPARIIVGMALDKFGPRRVFSVLMVLMAIPTLVFAFGDSREVLFMSRLVLSSIGASFVVTIHMIALWFPPRSIGFAEGFGAGWGNFGSAAAAITIPTIALHMYGGPEGWRWAIATSGVVLAAYGVFYWFAITDGATKDTHKKPRNVAALEVSTWRDLVLLCIFTVPLVGILSILVYRVQLMGYIDGLTAAICYAAIAVVVAYQVWQAIRVNVPILKKGVPEDDKYPFSSVVALNFTYFANFGAELAVVSMLPMFFQETWGLTAVAAGLIAASFAFVNLFARPMGGLVSDRFGNRRFVMMAYMFGIAIGFVMMGLLNSSWPLIIAIAITIMCSFFVQGAEGATFGIVPSIKRRVTGQISGMAGAYGNVGAVFYLFVFMFVDASTFFFMIAAGAFISWIVCYIWLKEPEGGFGDEYIISSVDREIAREVAEKKALDAEVAAIFASSEKVELIQRGGGLQLKAQFASVDELRAALDRLDRGNPQPAE is encoded by the coding sequence ATGCAAGTCAGCGACTTATTCCGCTTCAAGAATCCCGAAATCAAGGCGCTCCATCTGACGTGGATTGCGTTTTTCATGAGCTTCTATGTCTGGTTCAACATGGCCCCGCTGGCGAGTTCTATGCTCGCTTCGGTGGACTGGCTGACCCGTGACGATATCCGACTCTTTGCTATTGCAAACGTTGCCCTGACCATTCCTGCTCGGATCATTGTCGGCATGGCGCTTGATAAATTCGGCCCGCGCCGGGTGTTTTCGGTGCTCATGGTGCTGATGGCCATTCCGACGCTGGTCTTTGCCTTCGGCGACTCGCGCGAAGTATTGTTCATGTCACGTTTGGTGCTGTCGTCCATTGGGGCAAGCTTCGTTGTGACGATCCATATGATCGCGCTCTGGTTTCCGCCGCGCTCGATCGGCTTTGCTGAAGGTTTCGGGGCAGGCTGGGGCAATTTCGGCTCGGCCGCTGCGGCAATCACGATCCCGACGATTGCTTTGCACATGTATGGCGGCCCTGAAGGCTGGCGGTGGGCGATTGCGACCTCTGGCGTTGTGTTGGCGGCCTATGGTGTCTTCTACTGGTTCGCCATTACCGATGGCGCGACCAAGGACACGCATAAGAAGCCGCGCAATGTCGCCGCGCTCGAAGTGTCTACTTGGCGCGATCTGGTTCTGCTTTGTATCTTCACAGTACCGCTGGTGGGGATTCTGTCGATCTTGGTCTATCGTGTGCAGTTGATGGGCTATATCGACGGCCTGACCGCCGCCATTTGCTATGCTGCCATTGCTGTTGTGGTGGCTTATCAGGTTTGGCAGGCGATCCGCGTCAATGTGCCGATCCTCAAGAAGGGTGTGCCGGAGGACGACAAATACCCGTTCTCCTCGGTTGTGGCGCTGAACTTCACCTATTTCGCCAATTTCGGCGCGGAACTGGCTGTAGTGTCAATGCTGCCCATGTTTTTTCAGGAAACATGGGGTCTGACGGCTGTGGCGGCTGGCCTGATTGCGGCAAGTTTCGCCTTCGTGAACCTGTTTGCGCGTCCCATGGGCGGGCTGGTGTCTGACCGTTTCGGCAACCGCCGTTTTGTGATGATGGCCTATATGTTCGGCATTGCGATCGGGTTCGTGATGATGGGCTTGCTGAATTCCAGCTGGCCGCTGATCATTGCGATTGCGATCACCATCATGTGCTCGTTCTTCGTGCAAGGGGCAGAGGGCGCGACCTTCGGAATCGTTCCGTCGATCAAGCGGCGCGTGACCGGACAAATCTCGGGCATGGCAGGGGCTTACGGCAATGTGGGCGCGGTGTTCTACCTGTTCGTATTCATGTTCGTCGACGCCTCGACCTTCTTCTTTATGATCGCGGCGGGGGCCTTCATCAGCTGGATCGTCTGCTACATCTGGTTGAAAGAGCCTGAAGGCGGGTTCGGGGATGAATACATCATCTCTTCGGTGGACCGCGAAATTGCCCGCGAAGTGGCCGAGAAGAAAGCCCTTGATGCCGAAGTGGCGGCCATCTTTGCAAGCTCGGAAAAGGTCGAGCTGATCCAACGCGGTGGCGGTCTGCAACTGAAGGCGCAATTCGCCTCGGTCGATGAACTGCGCGCGGCGCTCGACAGGCTGGACCGCGGCAACCCCCAACCCGCTGAATAA
- a CDS encoding cyclic nucleotide-binding domain-containing protein has translation MTHANFEALMASSYAQNFPQGLEMIRQGDPADFLHIVLEGSVELFGRWGGRECTMAVVRPVSTFILAASIRDAPYLMSARTLERARIILVPSSDLRAMFRRDTEFSVSVINELASCYRAVVRNAKTLKLRNSRERVASYLLRQSLLAGGVASYILQVEKRLLASYLGMTPENLSRTLKALESDGLKMDGARVIIRDSAKLTALAQPDKLIDGPDVGGNENGAGLPVTGI, from the coding sequence ATGACCCATGCCAATTTCGAGGCGCTTATGGCCAGTTCCTACGCTCAGAATTTCCCGCAGGGGTTGGAAATGATCCGCCAGGGCGATCCTGCCGATTTTCTTCATATTGTCCTGGAAGGCTCGGTCGAACTGTTCGGGCGATGGGGTGGGCGCGAATGCACGATGGCTGTGGTGCGCCCGGTCTCCACCTTCATTCTGGCGGCCAGCATCCGCGACGCCCCGTATCTGATGTCAGCCCGCACGTTGGAGCGCGCTCGCATCATCCTCGTGCCTTCGTCAGATTTACGCGCCATGTTCAGGCGTGACACGGAGTTCTCGGTTTCCGTGATCAACGAACTGGCCTCGTGCTACCGTGCGGTGGTCCGTAACGCCAAGACGCTGAAGCTACGCAACTCGCGCGAACGGGTTGCTTCCTATCTGTTGCGTCAATCTCTTCTGGCAGGGGGCGTTGCCTCCTACATTCTGCAAGTAGAAAAGCGTCTGCTCGCATCATATCTGGGAATGACACCAGAGAATCTGTCGCGCACGCTGAAGGCGCTGGAAAGTGACGGCTTGAAGATGGATGGCGCGCGCGTGATCATAAGGGACAGCGCGAAACTGACTGCCCTCGCACAACCTGACAAATTGATTGATGGGCCAGATGTAGGGGGAAATGAGAACGGCGCAGGGCTACCAGTGACAGGGATATGA
- a CDS encoding LysR family transcriptional regulator produces the protein MRPDQLGDLAIFAAIASDQSFTRAAKRLGVTQSALSQTMKRLEDQLGFRLLSRTTRSVAPTEAGDRLLATLSPALAGLTDEIEALSQARGAAVGTVRITTGKHAADTVLWPMLPSFMRRHPGIEVEVCVEDGMTDVVAGRYDAGIRLGERLEKDMIALAVGPALRVAVVAAPSYLSDHKAPMEPADLTAHRCIAYRDSQGNLSPWSFERDGRAVTVAPARGAVFNDADMLVAAAVEGFGILYILEDLVAAPIADGRLTRLLEPWCEPFPGYHLYYPDRTGTAAFELLKDALRAGRAV, from the coding sequence ATGCGCCCCGATCAGCTTGGCGATCTCGCCATCTTCGCTGCGATCGCTTCCGACCAAAGCTTCACACGTGCCGCGAAACGGCTCGGCGTCACGCAATCGGCGTTGAGCCAGACCATGAAGCGGCTCGAGGATCAGCTCGGTTTTCGCCTACTCTCCCGCACGACCCGCAGCGTCGCCCCGACCGAGGCCGGCGATCGCCTGCTCGCAACCCTGTCGCCGGCTCTGGCCGGGTTGACCGACGAGATCGAGGCACTGTCGCAGGCACGCGGCGCGGCGGTTGGTACCGTTCGGATCACGACTGGCAAGCATGCTGCCGACACAGTGCTGTGGCCGATGCTCCCGTCTTTCATGCGCCGCCACCCCGGCATCGAGGTGGAGGTGTGCGTGGAGGACGGTATGACTGATGTTGTGGCGGGCCGCTATGATGCGGGAATCCGGCTCGGAGAGCGATTGGAAAAGGACATGATCGCGCTGGCAGTGGGGCCTGCGCTTCGCGTCGCGGTGGTGGCCGCTCCCAGCTATTTGAGCGACCATAAGGCACCTATGGAGCCAGCCGACCTCACGGCGCATCGCTGTATCGCCTATCGGGACTCGCAGGGTAATCTGTCTCCCTGGTCGTTCGAACGCGACGGTCGTGCGGTGACGGTCGCGCCAGCCCGCGGGGCGGTCTTCAATGACGCCGACATGTTGGTGGCCGCCGCTGTTGAAGGTTTCGGCATCCTCTACATCCTGGAAGATTTGGTGGCGGCGCCGATCGCCGATGGCCGTCTTACTCGCCTGCTGGAGCCATGGTGCGAGCCGTTCCCCGGCTATCACCTCTACTACCCCGATCGGACGGGGACAGCGGCCTTCGAACTGCTCAAGGATGCGCTGCGAGCAGGCAGGGCCGTGTGA
- the soxR gene encoding redox-sensitive transcriptional activator SoxR → MEATLTINQVSRRSGVASSALRYYEERGLITAERAGSGHRRFPRFVLRRLAFITFAQKLGMKLDEIRTELDKLPTDHVPTGDDWKALSGRWTGRVDEQIAQLQRLRDGLTECIGCGCLSLKTCKMLNPSDELGQKGPGPRGWVENLGSSRESC, encoded by the coding sequence ATGGAAGCCACACTCACCATCAACCAGGTCTCGCGGCGCAGCGGCGTCGCCTCCTCGGCGCTGCGCTATTACGAAGAGCGCGGGCTGATCACCGCTGAGCGGGCTGGTTCCGGGCACAGGCGCTTTCCACGTTTTGTCTTACGGCGCCTCGCTTTCATAACGTTTGCGCAAAAGCTCGGGATGAAGCTCGATGAGATCAGGACAGAGCTTGACAAGCTGCCGACCGATCACGTGCCGACCGGTGACGATTGGAAGGCACTTTCAGGAAGATGGACGGGCCGAGTGGACGAACAGATTGCCCAGCTACAGCGCCTTCGCGACGGATTGACCGAGTGCATCGGTTGCGGCTGCCTGTCACTCAAGACCTGCAAGATGCTCAATCCCAGCGATGAATTGGGTCAGAAGGGTCCTGGTCCGAGAGGATGGGTCGAAAATCTGGGAAGCTCGAGGGAAAGTTGTTAG
- a CDS encoding universal stress protein, with protein sequence MHVMLAYDNSRNARIALDAVRDLLSALNPKITLISVVEDVGSATAGADELFLAQYAEQKAGTERAAVELAAAGFDASVLIAEGDARKMILRAVDERKPDLLVMARHSHKPDVGPFNFITKRLDALVEEFDHMTFGSTSAFLARRASCPLLIIPTHSD encoded by the coding sequence ATGCATGTCATGCTGGCCTATGACAATTCCCGCAACGCAAGGATCGCGCTGGACGCTGTGCGCGACCTGTTGTCTGCGCTGAACCCGAAGATAACCCTGATTTCCGTGGTCGAGGATGTGGGCAGCGCCACTGCAGGAGCAGATGAGTTGTTTTTGGCGCAATATGCTGAACAGAAAGCCGGGACCGAGCGGGCCGCGGTAGAGCTTGCTGCGGCAGGGTTCGACGCTTCTGTTCTGATTGCCGAGGGAGATGCGCGCAAGATGATTCTGCGGGCTGTTGATGAGCGCAAACCTGACCTCCTGGTGATGGCACGCCATAGCCACAAACCTGACGTTGGCCCGTTCAATTTCATTACGAAGCGGCTGGATGCGCTTGTCGAGGAGTTTGACCACATGACTTTCGGCTCGACCAGCGCGTTTCTGGCGCGGCGCGCGTCCTGTCCACTTCTGATCATTCCGACCCATAGCGATTGA
- a CDS encoding MBL fold metallo-hydrolase, which produces MQQIRPDLWITEPYFPEPDGFPDLKFHGYLLTRPDGNLLIHTSEHEADHDVIAKLGGVSRQYLAHGHEAEPGIAKIRKRFGSILLAHRAAEADVSIHTELDHPLDGGEAFEDGVEVFAAPGHTASNVALKVKSETGETYLFVGDTIFPRRGEWHGAVFPDEGGDTVTLQKSLAGLAGHHADLVLFGVTISDEPARRFSPESWRAALDEASASIGQM; this is translated from the coding sequence ATGCAACAGATCCGTCCCGATCTCTGGATCACCGAGCCCTATTTCCCTGAACCGGATGGCTTCCCTGACCTCAAGTTCCACGGCTACCTGCTAACCCGTCCGGACGGCAATCTGCTCATCCACACCAGCGAGCACGAGGCAGATCACGACGTCATTGCCAAACTGGGTGGTGTCTCACGGCAGTATCTGGCCCATGGGCATGAGGCTGAACCGGGGATCGCCAAGATACGAAAACGCTTCGGGAGCATACTGCTTGCTCATCGTGCGGCCGAGGCAGACGTTTCCATCCATACTGAACTCGACCACCCGCTCGACGGCGGGGAAGCCTTTGAGGACGGAGTAGAGGTTTTTGCGGCGCCTGGCCACACGGCAAGCAATGTCGCTTTGAAAGTGAAAAGCGAAACCGGTGAGACCTATCTATTCGTTGGCGATACCATTTTTCCGCGTCGGGGCGAGTGGCATGGCGCGGTCTTTCCTGACGAGGGCGGCGACACTGTCACGCTCCAGAAGAGCCTTGCTGGTCTCGCCGGGCATCATGCCGATCTTGTCCTTTTCGGGGTGACCATTTCTGATGAACCAGCACGGCGGTTCAGCCCTGAAAGCTGGCGGGCGGCACTTGATGAAGCATCGGCCTCGATCGGCCAGATGTAG
- a CDS encoding nitrate/nitrite transporter, with the protein MTAHHANQAAPSGTWLNQWEPENQAFWEAGGKRQAWTTLILTTAALTMAFITWFLVSALVVRLPQIGFQFTASQLFWLAAMPGLAGGTLRLIHMFLVPIYGTRNVISLSTLSLLIPLVGWFYAVQNPETPYWVLMLLAFLAGLGGGNFSSFMPSTSMFFPKRLQGTALAIQAGVGNFGVSVVQFVTPWVIGFALLGGMAWMGEPQTMTRAGVDSQIYLQNAPLVMIPFVAVFGITAWIFLKSIPITSNFREQFDIFKSGHTWAQTSLYIMTFGAFSGLAATFPLLIRLIYGEYQGAPDPLAWAFYGPLIGSASRVVAGPVSDKLGGARVTHWAGLGMLVCAGLVAWVVTGADSLASFPMFVAGMLALFFFAGVGNASTFKQMPMLFAPRQAGGVIGFTAAIAAYGPFLFGMLFAWSFGAFQSAAPVFWGLSAFFAVNVVLNWVLYARKNAPYPC; encoded by the coding sequence ATGACCGCACATCACGCGAATCAAGCCGCACCTTCGGGAACGTGGCTTAACCAATGGGAGCCTGAAAATCAGGCGTTCTGGGAGGCGGGCGGCAAGCGGCAGGCATGGACCACCCTAATCCTGACCACGGCCGCGCTGACCATGGCCTTCATCACATGGTTTCTTGTCTCGGCGCTGGTCGTGCGCCTGCCGCAGATCGGGTTCCAGTTCACAGCCAGCCAGTTGTTCTGGCTGGCGGCCATGCCCGGCCTTGCGGGCGGCACGCTGCGCCTGATCCACATGTTCCTTGTGCCAATCTATGGCACACGGAATGTGATTTCGCTGTCCACCCTATCGCTTCTGATCCCGCTGGTGGGCTGGTTCTATGCGGTGCAGAACCCTGAAACCCCCTATTGGGTGCTGATGCTGCTGGCGTTTCTGGCCGGTCTGGGCGGCGGCAACTTCTCCAGCTTCATGCCGTCCACCAGCATGTTCTTCCCCAAGCGCCTGCAAGGCACGGCGCTGGCCATTCAGGCGGGCGTGGGCAATTTTGGCGTGTCCGTGGTGCAATTCGTGACGCCATGGGTCATCGGCTTTGCCCTTCTGGGCGGCATGGCCTGGATGGGCGAGCCGCAGACGATGACGCGCGCAGGCGTTGACTCGCAAATCTATCTGCAAAACGCGCCGCTGGTGATGATCCCGTTTGTGGCGGTCTTCGGTATTACCGCGTGGATCTTCCTGAAGTCGATCCCGATCACGTCGAATTTCCGCGAACAGTTCGATATCTTCAAATCGGGCCACACTTGGGCGCAGACCTCGCTCTACATCATGACCTTCGGGGCGTTCTCGGGGCTGGCGGCGACCTTCCCGCTTCTGATCCGCCTGATCTACGGCGAGTATCAAGGCGCGCCCGACCCGCTGGCATGGGCCTTCTATGGTCCCTTGATCGGCTCGGCAAGCCGCGTTGTTGCGGGTCCGGTTTCCGACAAGCTTGGCGGTGCGCGGGTAACCCATTGGGCAGGTCTTGGCATGCTGGTCTGCGCAGGTCTGGTGGCCTGGGTCGTCACCGGCGCAGACAGCCTTGCATCCTTCCCGATGTTCGTGGCGGGTATGCTGGCACTGTTCTTCTTCGCGGGCGTGGGCAATGCCTCGACCTTCAAGCAGATGCCAATGCTGTTCGCGCCGCGTCAGGCCGGTGGCGTCATCGGCTTCACGGCGGCCATCGCGGCCTACGGACCCTTCCTGTTCGGAATGCTGTTTGCTTGGTCGTTCGGCGCGTTCCAGTCCGCCGCGCCGGTTTTCTGGGGTCTGTCTGCCTTCTTCGCCGTCAATGTGGTGCTGAACTGGGTGCTCTATGCCCGCAAGAATGCCCCCTATCCCTGCTGA